In one window of Halomarina pelagica DNA:
- a CDS encoding acyltransferase, whose amino-acid sequence MTDDARRHDRLDRIPTPGALNSLRHWTDAKSPLRVTFNYLLVLLARIAPSLRLRSWALRRMGVTVGEGVSWGLEATPDVFWPERVTLEDHCIVGYDAVLLCHEFLQDEYRLGDVVVGERAMIGAKAVVLPGVTIGAGAQVGANSLVVEDVPPGETVVGVPAEPVDRD is encoded by the coding sequence GTGACCGACGACGCGCGCCGTCACGACCGCCTGGATCGCATCCCGACGCCGGGGGCGCTCAACTCGCTGCGCCACTGGACCGACGCGAAGTCGCCGCTCCGGGTGACGTTCAACTACCTCCTCGTCCTGCTCGCGCGGATCGCCCCGAGCCTCCGCCTGCGGAGCTGGGCGCTCCGGCGGATGGGCGTCACCGTCGGCGAGGGGGTCTCGTGGGGGCTCGAGGCCACCCCGGACGTGTTCTGGCCCGAGCGCGTCACCCTCGAGGACCACTGCATCGTCGGCTACGACGCCGTCCTGCTCTGTCACGAGTTCCTGCAGGACGAGTACCGGCTGGGCGACGTCGTCGTCGGCGAGCGCGCCATGATCGGCGCGAAGGCGGTCGTCCTCCCGGGCGTGACGATCGGTGCGGGCGCGCAGGTGGGAGCCAACTCGCTGGTCGTCGAGGACGTGCCGCCGGGCGAGACGGTCGTCGGCGTGCCGGCGGAACCGGTCGACCGGGACTGA
- the purD gene encoding phosphoribosylamine--glycine ligase encodes MTETVLLVGGGGREHAIARALASAPGPSDASRSAPDCALYACASNRNPGIVALADGFEVLDETDPEAVVAYAEAVGATLAVVGPEAPLAAGVADALDEAGVYAFGPRAEQARIETDKAFQRRFMREEGIPGCPDFETFDDVEAACEYVDASDGDLAVKPAGLTGGKGVRVTGDQITKEEAKAYLRESGYDRVVLEERLVGEEFTVQAFVAGGEVRVSPAVQDHKRAYEGDEGPNTGGMGSYSDASFELPFMTEADYDEAVSIVEATVEALEGYKGVLYGQFMLTADGVRVVEFNARFGDPEAMNTLPVLETPFLDVLVAAREGDPLPELAFDARATVCKYAVPAGYPTDPEAGARVEIDEASVTRAANASSVEHGDALLFYASVDEREDGIYTTTSRSFAVVGVGHTIAEAERIAEKALSVAGEEGLHVRHDIGTGALVQRRIDHVEELRG; translated from the coding sequence ATGACCGAGACCGTGCTCCTCGTCGGCGGCGGCGGCCGCGAACACGCCATCGCCCGCGCGCTGGCGTCCGCCCCCGGCCCCTCGGACGCCTCGCGTTCCGCCCCCGACTGCGCGCTCTACGCCTGTGCGAGCAACCGCAACCCCGGCATCGTCGCCCTGGCAGACGGGTTCGAGGTGCTGGACGAGACCGACCCCGAGGCGGTCGTCGCCTACGCCGAGGCGGTCGGGGCGACGCTCGCGGTGGTCGGCCCGGAGGCACCGCTCGCGGCGGGCGTGGCCGACGCGCTGGACGAGGCGGGCGTCTACGCGTTCGGCCCGCGCGCGGAGCAGGCCCGCATCGAGACGGACAAGGCCTTCCAGCGGCGGTTCATGCGCGAGGAGGGGATCCCGGGCTGTCCCGACTTCGAGACGTTCGACGACGTGGAGGCCGCCTGCGAGTACGTCGACGCCTCCGACGGCGACCTCGCGGTGAAGCCGGCGGGCCTGACCGGCGGGAAGGGCGTCCGCGTGACGGGCGATCAGATCACCAAGGAGGAGGCGAAGGCGTACCTCCGCGAGTCGGGGTACGACCGCGTGGTGCTCGAGGAGCGCCTCGTGGGCGAGGAGTTCACCGTACAGGCGTTCGTCGCGGGCGGCGAGGTCCGCGTCTCGCCCGCCGTGCAGGACCACAAGCGCGCCTACGAGGGCGACGAGGGGCCGAACACCGGCGGGATGGGCAGTTACAGCGACGCCTCGTTCGAACTCCCCTTCATGACCGAGGCCGACTACGACGAGGCGGTGTCGATCGTCGAGGCCACTGTCGAGGCGCTCGAGGGCTACAAGGGCGTCCTCTACGGCCAGTTCATGCTCACCGCCGACGGCGTGCGGGTGGTCGAGTTCAACGCCCGATTCGGTGACCCCGAGGCGATGAACACGCTCCCCGTGCTGGAGACGCCCTTCCTGGACGTGCTCGTCGCCGCGCGCGAGGGCGACCCGCTCCCGGAACTCGCCTTCGACGCCAGGGCGACCGTCTGCAAGTACGCCGTCCCCGCCGGGTACCCGACCGACCCCGAGGCGGGCGCGAGAGTCGAGATCGACGAAGCCAGCGTGACGCGCGCCGCGAACGCGTCGAGCGTGGAGCACGGCGATGCGCTCCTCTTCTACGCCAGCGTGGACGAGCGCGAGGACGGCATCTACACGACGACCTCCCGGTCGTTCGCGGTCGTCGGCGTCGGACACACCATCGCGGAGGCGGAGCGGATCGCCGAGAAGGCGCTCTCCGTCGCGGGCGAGGAGGGGCTGCACGTGCGCCACGACATCGGAACCGGCGCGCTGGTGCAGCGGCGCATCGACCACGTGGAGGAACTCCGGGGCTGA
- a CDS encoding DMT family transporter, translated as MRRYATAGLFLATALLFGTAFAAIEVGLTVLPPVLFAALRFDVGALVLLGVVAVRGGYWRPLTGADYRAVVVSAVFLVSLNAVLLFVGQQYTTSGAAAVMFSLAPVLSPLFARFLLPDERISAVGALGVLLGLIGVVIVVAPDPSRLLAAGAVGQALVAVAAVSVAFGSVLLRRIDPGVGSLAMTAWAMALSAALVHVASLALGESPAAVAWTPVALGAVAYLGLFSTAGAFPAYFALIERVGPIRANLVTYAVPVVAAIAGALVLDERIAASTALGFAVVVLGFGLVERDVLAEEFALVRARLGRPADADEADD; from the coding sequence GTGAGGCGGTACGCGACGGCGGGGTTGTTCCTCGCGACCGCGCTGCTGTTCGGGACCGCGTTCGCCGCGATCGAGGTGGGGCTGACGGTCCTGCCGCCGGTGCTCTTCGCCGCGCTCCGGTTCGACGTGGGCGCGCTCGTCCTGCTCGGGGTCGTCGCCGTCCGCGGCGGCTACTGGCGACCCCTGACGGGCGCGGACTACCGCGCCGTCGTCGTCAGCGCCGTCTTCCTCGTCTCGCTCAACGCCGTCCTGCTCTTCGTCGGCCAGCAGTACACGACGAGCGGGGCCGCGGCGGTCATGTTCAGCCTCGCGCCGGTCCTCTCGCCGCTGTTCGCGCGCTTCCTCCTCCCCGACGAGCGCATCTCCGCGGTCGGCGCGCTCGGCGTCCTCCTCGGACTGATCGGCGTGGTGATCGTCGTCGCCCCCGACCCGTCGCGGCTGCTCGCCGCGGGCGCGGTCGGACAGGCGCTCGTCGCCGTCGCGGCGGTGTCCGTGGCCTTCGGGAGCGTCCTCCTCCGGCGCATCGACCCGGGCGTGGGGAGCCTCGCGATGACCGCGTGGGCGATGGCGCTCTCGGCCGCGCTCGTCCACGTCGCCAGCCTCGCGCTCGGCGAGTCGCCCGCCGCGGTCGCCTGGACGCCCGTCGCGCTCGGTGCCGTCGCGTACCTCGGGCTCTTCTCGACCGCGGGCGCGTTCCCCGCCTACTTCGCGCTCATCGAGCGGGTGGGACCGATCCGGGCGAACCTCGTCACCTACGCCGTCCCCGTCGTCGCGGCGATCGCCGGCGCGCTCGTCCTCGACGAGCGGATCGCGGCGTCGACGGCACTCGGCTTCGCCGTCGTCGTCCTCGGGTTCGGCCTCGTCGAGCGCGACGTCCTCGCCGAGGAGTTCGCCCTCGTCCGGGCGCGCCTCGGCCGGCCGGCGGACGCCGACGAGGCGGACGACTGA
- a CDS encoding thioredoxin domain-containing protein, with the protein MSATDRNRLDEERSPYLRQHADNPVNWQPWDEDALAAARERDVPIFLSIGYSACHWCHVMEEESFEDEGVAELLNEHFVPIKVDREERPDLDSLYISICQMVRGNAGWPLSVWLTPDGRPFYVGTYFPREPQRGMPGFRGLLSDIAESWADPDDRREMETRADQWTRAIEDELESVPDQPGEPPEADHLARVAEATVRAADREHGGFGQGQKFPQTGRIHLLLRAYDRTGRDAYRAVVDETLSAMANRGLYDHVGGGFHRYTTDRSWTVPHFEKMLYDQAELVRAMLAGFQATGNARYRHVADETLAFVERELRHEGGGFFSTLDARSGGEEGTFYVWTPESVREAVDDGTAADLFCAYYGVTESGNFEGGTTVLTVSSSLADLAEEFDLDPGTVEAKLAAAHDDVFEARERRERPPRDEKVLAGWNGLMISAFAAGALVASEGYADRATEALAFVREHLWDADEGVLHRRYKDGEVAIRGYLEDYAFLGRGALRCYEATGEVEHLAFALDLARAIEREFWDGSSGTLYFTPESGEDLVARPQELTDHSTPSSAGVAASLLLALDHFAPDEGFGDVAESVLSTHGNRIRGDPLQHAALALAADEYASGHVELTVAADGLPREWRDRLATTYLPRRLLAPRPPTDDGLSAWLSELGLDDAPPIWASRDAIDDEPTVYLCEDFACSPPQTALSDALAWRGRE; encoded by the coding sequence ATGAGCGCCACGGATCGAAACCGCCTCGACGAGGAGCGGAGTCCGTACCTCCGCCAGCACGCCGACAACCCCGTCAACTGGCAGCCGTGGGACGAGGACGCCCTCGCCGCGGCGCGCGAGCGGGACGTCCCGATCTTCCTCTCGATCGGCTACTCCGCCTGCCACTGGTGTCACGTGATGGAGGAGGAGAGCTTCGAGGACGAGGGGGTCGCCGAACTGCTCAACGAGCACTTCGTCCCGATCAAGGTCGACCGCGAGGAGCGCCCGGACCTCGACAGCCTGTACATCAGCATCTGCCAGATGGTCCGAGGGAACGCCGGGTGGCCCCTCTCGGTGTGGCTCACGCCGGACGGACGACCCTTCTACGTCGGGACCTACTTCCCGAGGGAACCCCAGCGGGGGATGCCCGGCTTCCGCGGACTGCTCTCGGACATCGCCGAGTCGTGGGCCGACCCCGACGACCGCCGCGAGATGGAGACGCGCGCCGACCAGTGGACGCGCGCCATCGAGGACGAACTCGAGTCCGTCCCCGACCAGCCCGGCGAGCCCCCGGAAGCGGACCACCTGGCGCGGGTCGCGGAGGCGACCGTCCGCGCCGCCGACCGCGAACACGGCGGGTTCGGGCAGGGCCAGAAGTTCCCCCAGACCGGTCGTATCCACCTGCTCCTGCGGGCGTACGACCGCACGGGCCGGGACGCCTACCGCGCGGTCGTGGATGAGACGCTCTCGGCGATGGCGAACCGCGGGCTGTACGATCACGTCGGCGGCGGCTTCCACCGCTACACGACCGACCGCTCCTGGACGGTGCCCCACTTCGAGAAGATGCTCTACGACCAGGCCGAACTCGTCCGGGCGATGCTCGCGGGCTTCCAGGCGACCGGCAACGCCCGCTACCGCCACGTGGCCGACGAGACGCTGGCGTTCGTCGAGCGCGAACTCCGCCACGAGGGGGGCGGCTTCTTCTCGACGCTCGACGCCCGGAGCGGCGGCGAGGAGGGCACCTTCTACGTCTGGACCCCCGAGTCGGTCCGCGAGGCGGTGGACGACGGGACGGCCGCCGACCTCTTCTGCGCCTACTACGGCGTCACCGAGTCGGGCAACTTCGAGGGGGGGACGACCGTCCTCACGGTCTCCTCCTCGCTCGCCGACCTCGCCGAGGAGTTCGACCTCGACCCGGGGACGGTCGAGGCGAAGCTCGCGGCGGCGCACGACGACGTCTTCGAGGCGCGCGAGCGGCGCGAGCGCCCGCCGCGCGACGAGAAGGTGCTCGCGGGGTGGAACGGACTGATGATCTCCGCGTTCGCGGCGGGTGCGCTCGTCGCGAGCGAGGGGTACGCCGACCGCGCCACGGAGGCGCTCGCGTTCGTCCGCGAGCACCTCTGGGACGCCGACGAGGGCGTCCTCCACCGGCGGTACAAGGACGGGGAGGTCGCCATCAGGGGGTATCTCGAGGACTACGCCTTCCTCGGGCGCGGCGCGCTGCGCTGCTACGAGGCGACCGGCGAGGTCGAGCACCTCGCGTTCGCGCTCGACCTCGCCCGCGCGATCGAGCGGGAGTTCTGGGACGGGTCGTCGGGGACGCTCTACTTCACGCCCGAGAGCGGCGAGGACCTCGTCGCCCGCCCGCAGGAACTCACGGACCACTCGACGCCCTCCAGCGCCGGGGTGGCCGCCTCGCTCCTGCTCGCGCTCGATCACTTCGCCCCCGACGAGGGGTTCGGCGACGTCGCGGAGTCGGTCCTCTCGACGCACGGGAACCGGATCCGCGGCGACCCGCTCCAGCACGCGGCGCTCGCGCTGGCGGCCGACGAGTACGCCTCCGGACACGTCGAACTCACCGTCGCCGCCGACGGACTGCCCCGCGAGTGGCGCGACCGGCTGGCGACGACGTACCTCCCCCGCCGCCTGCTCGCCCCGCGACCGCCGACCGACGACGGGCTGTCGGCGTGGCTCTCTGAACTGGGGCTGGACGACGCGCCGCCGATCTGGGCGTCGCGCGACGCAATCGACGACGAGCCCACGGTCTACCTCTGTGAGGACTTCGCGTGCTCGCCGCCGCAGACGGCGCTCTCCGACGCGCTGGCGTGGCGCGGACGCGAGTGA
- a CDS encoding thioredoxin family protein has product MRLETMSPNPVWSADAYGETVETLRAADDVTYKVWGGDWCKDCRAQLPDFAAALRAADVPDERIEDFPVEKDEDGNKVGPGVEEYGVEYIPTIVVERGGEELVRFVESEDVPAAVYVADALRALD; this is encoded by the coding sequence ATGAGGTTAGAGACGATGTCGCCGAACCCGGTCTGGTCGGCCGACGCGTACGGGGAGACCGTCGAGACGCTGCGCGCGGCCGACGACGTGACCTACAAGGTGTGGGGCGGCGACTGGTGCAAGGACTGCCGGGCGCAACTGCCCGACTTCGCGGCGGCGCTCCGCGCGGCTGACGTCCCCGACGAGCGGATCGAGGACTTCCCCGTCGAGAAGGACGAGGACGGGAACAAGGTCGGTCCCGGCGTCGAGGAGTACGGCGTCGAGTACATCCCGACGATCGTCGTCGAGCGGGGCGGCGAGGAACTCGTCCGCTTCGTCGAGTCCGAAGACGTCCCCGCGGCCGTCTACGTCGCGGACGCGCTCCGCGCGCTGGACTGA
- a CDS encoding DUF488 family protein, N3 subclade, with protein sequence MSGSDAGTLGETYLAAVQHDLADLSGGETLVGVVRRPTRWFSGAVDENRPELGPPAELLDEVKARHEDLKARGLCDEGAHNAAWEDVDFERRYREHLAESEDARAAVEDLARRVRSGEDVVLVCFEGEKKACHRHALREVVAREV encoded by the coding sequence ATGAGCGGGAGCGACGCGGGGACGCTCGGGGAGACGTACCTCGCCGCCGTCCAGCACGACCTCGCCGATCTCTCCGGCGGGGAGACGCTCGTCGGGGTCGTCCGCCGGCCGACGCGCTGGTTCAGCGGCGCGGTCGACGAGAACCGTCCCGAACTCGGTCCGCCCGCGGAACTGCTCGACGAGGTGAAGGCGCGCCACGAGGACCTCAAAGCCCGGGGGCTGTGCGACGAGGGGGCGCACAACGCCGCCTGGGAGGACGTCGACTTCGAGCGGCGCTACCGCGAGCACCTCGCCGAGAGCGAGGACGCGCGGGCGGCGGTCGAGGACCTCGCGCGGCGGGTCCGGTCGGGCGAGGACGTCGTGCTCGTCTGCTTCGAGGGCGAGAAGAAGGCCTGCCACCGCCACGCGCTCCGGGAGGTCGTCGCGAGGGAGGTGTGA
- a CDS encoding PLP-dependent cysteine synthase family protein: MDDSILDAIGSPLVRVASPPGATVAAKIESKNPGGSAKDRPAMAMVEAAERDGRLRPGDRLVEPTSGNTGIGLSMVAAAKGYDITIVMSEDMSPERRRIMRAYGADIELVEGDISAAKARADELEAAEGMVQLRQFENAANPEAHYRTTAEEILEQVGGRRVDALVAGVGTGGTLSGTGRRLREAFPEMEVVAVEPADNAVLSTGEGGRDDFQGMGPGFVSPNLDLDLIDSVETVEVEAAEAECRRLAREEGILVGQSSGASNLAARRVAARLADPAADCPEAPEAPAPDRPSQQRPVVAGDGGRADCPLVITVFWDSGERYMSTGMFD, translated from the coding sequence ATGGACGACTCCATCCTCGACGCGATCGGATCGCCGCTCGTACGGGTGGCCTCGCCGCCCGGCGCGACCGTGGCGGCGAAGATCGAGTCGAAGAACCCCGGCGGCTCCGCCAAGGACCGTCCGGCGATGGCGATGGTGGAGGCCGCGGAGCGCGACGGCCGCCTCCGTCCCGGCGACCGCCTCGTCGAGCCGACGAGCGGCAACACCGGCATCGGGCTGTCGATGGTCGCCGCCGCGAAGGGCTACGACATCACCATCGTCATGTCCGAGGACATGTCGCCGGAGCGCCGCCGGATCATGCGCGCCTACGGCGCGGACATCGAACTCGTCGAGGGCGACATCTCGGCGGCGAAGGCGCGCGCGGACGAACTGGAGGCGGCGGAGGGGATGGTCCAGCTGCGCCAGTTCGAGAACGCCGCCAACCCCGAGGCCCACTACCGGACGACCGCCGAGGAGATACTCGAACAGGTCGGGGGGCGACGCGTCGACGCGCTCGTCGCCGGTGTCGGCACGGGCGGCACCCTCTCCGGCACCGGCCGCCGCCTCCGCGAGGCGTTCCCCGAGATGGAGGTCGTCGCGGTCGAGCCGGCGGACAACGCCGTCCTCTCGACCGGCGAGGGCGGGCGCGACGACTTCCAGGGCATGGGGCCGGGATTCGTCAGTCCGAACCTCGACCTCGACCTGATCGACTCCGTCGAGACGGTGGAGGTCGAGGCCGCCGAGGCCGAGTGCCGCCGCCTCGCCCGCGAGGAGGGGATCCTCGTCGGGCAGTCCTCCGGCGCGTCGAACCTCGCCGCCCGCCGGGTCGCCGCCCGCCTCGCCGACCCGGCGGCCGACTGCCCCGAGGCCCCCGAAGCGCCCGCGCCCGATCGGCCCTCCCAGCAGCGCCCGGTCGTCGCCGGGGACGGCGGCCGGGCGGACTGCCCGCTCGTGATCACGGTGTTCTGGGACAGCGGCGAGCGCTACATGTCCACCGGGATGTTCGACTGA
- a CDS encoding acyl-CoA thioesterase, with translation MEPVPLATSYTEMTEILLPNDTNNLGRALGGAVLNWMDICGAIAAMRFASNQVVTASMDHVDFISPIELGEVVVVKGYVFATGRTSLDVKVDVHAENPRREGPNRSTTSSFFTFVALDEEGRPTPVPDVVCETDEEASMREEAIEERRAQLEQVADRLEA, from the coding sequence ATGGAACCGGTACCGTTGGCGACGTCGTACACCGAGATGACCGAGATCCTGTTGCCGAACGACACGAACAACCTGGGTCGCGCGCTCGGCGGCGCGGTGTTGAACTGGATGGACATCTGCGGTGCCATCGCGGCGATGCGCTTCGCGAGCAACCAGGTCGTGACGGCGTCGATGGATCACGTGGACTTCATCTCGCCCATCGAACTGGGCGAGGTGGTCGTCGTGAAGGGGTACGTCTTCGCCACCGGCCGCACCAGCCTCGACGTGAAGGTGGACGTCCACGCGGAGAACCCCCGTCGAGAGGGGCCGAACCGCTCGACGACGAGTTCCTTCTTCACCTTCGTCGCGCTCGACGAGGAGGGCCGGCCGACGCCGGTCCCCGACGTGGTCTGCGAGACCGACGAGGAGGCGTCGATGCGCGAGGAGGCCATCGAGGAGCGACGGGCGCAGCTGGAGCAGGTCGCCGATCGGCTGGAGGCGTAG
- a CDS encoding HalOD1 output domain-containing protein, with product MSKNATSQTVYSPTSVDAPIGSSDLSELLVYAMEETLGSDAPRTLYEVIDPDALDALFAPRYNGEPREPGTVILDYGGRTFIVESTGSVLVE from the coding sequence ATGTCGAAAAACGCCACATCACAGACGGTGTACAGCCCGACGAGCGTCGACGCCCCGATCGGCAGTTCGGACCTGTCCGAACTGCTCGTCTACGCCATGGAGGAGACGCTCGGATCCGACGCGCCGCGGACGCTCTACGAGGTGATCGACCCCGACGCGCTCGACGCGCTGTTCGCCCCGCGTTACAACGGCGAGCCGCGCGAACCGGGTACGGTGATCCTCGACTACGGCGGACGCACGTTCATCGTCGAGAGTACGGGATCGGTCCTCGTCGAGTGA
- a CDS encoding TraB/GumN family protein, with the protein MSEQAPERGSVHVVGTAHVSADSVEEVERVIEEERPDVVAVELDEGRYRQLRGDGPEDLDASDLLRGNTVFQFLAYWMLSYVQARLGDEFDINPGADMLAGIDAAERLGIDVALVDRDIQVTIQRFWARLSAFEKLKLVGGLALNVTDGRSLGLATGLFLGASIAVVAEAVAGPFLVPPVAPGVLVAVADTAVVALAVGAALGAVLALAFGVLDEEPEDVEEFDMSDLTNTDVVSAMMEEFRRFSPGGAEALIDERDAFIAHRLVALREGGRDVVAVVGAGHREGIERYLARPETLPPMDSLVGTQSGRRVSLAKVVGYLFTLGFLAFFVLLAMAGVRNSFLLELFAAWFLVNGVFTFALAKVAGAHWTSALVGGAVAWLTSINPLLAPGWFAGYVELRYTDVNVADIATLNEILSDEESPVRDLLARMREVPLFRLILVVALTNVGSFVGSMVFLWVFVPVLFSGQGITSAGEIVGLLLEGVRNSVDLLLGVAV; encoded by the coding sequence ATGAGTGAGCAGGCCCCGGAGCGGGGGTCCGTCCACGTCGTCGGAACGGCCCACGTCTCCGCGGACAGCGTCGAGGAAGTCGAACGCGTCATCGAGGAGGAGCGGCCCGACGTGGTGGCCGTCGAACTCGACGAGGGGCGGTACCGCCAACTGCGCGGTGACGGCCCCGAGGACCTCGACGCGAGCGACCTCCTTCGCGGTAACACCGTCTTTCAGTTTCTCGCCTACTGGATGCTCTCCTACGTGCAGGCCCGCCTGGGCGACGAGTTCGACATCAACCCGGGCGCGGACATGCTCGCGGGGATCGACGCGGCGGAGCGACTCGGTATCGACGTCGCGCTCGTCGACCGCGACATCCAGGTGACCATCCAGCGGTTCTGGGCGCGCCTCTCGGCGTTCGAGAAGCTGAAGCTCGTCGGCGGACTCGCGCTCAACGTCACCGACGGGCGGAGCCTCGGCCTGGCGACGGGGCTGTTCCTCGGCGCGTCGATCGCCGTCGTCGCCGAGGCGGTCGCCGGGCCGTTTCTCGTCCCGCCGGTCGCCCCCGGGGTGCTGGTGGCCGTCGCCGACACCGCGGTCGTCGCGCTGGCGGTCGGCGCGGCGCTGGGCGCGGTCCTCGCCCTCGCGTTCGGCGTCCTCGACGAGGAACCCGAGGACGTAGAGGAGTTCGACATGTCAGACCTCACGAACACCGACGTGGTGAGCGCGATGATGGAGGAGTTCCGCCGGTTCTCCCCCGGGGGTGCGGAGGCGCTGATCGACGAGCGCGACGCCTTCATCGCCCACCGCCTGGTCGCGCTCCGCGAGGGGGGACGCGACGTGGTCGCCGTCGTCGGCGCGGGCCACCGCGAGGGGATCGAGCGCTACCTCGCCCGCCCCGAGACGCTGCCGCCGATGGACTCGCTGGTCGGGACGCAGTCGGGACGGCGCGTCTCGCTCGCCAAGGTCGTCGGTTACCTGTTCACCCTCGGCTTCCTCGCGTTCTTCGTCCTGCTGGCGATGGCGGGGGTGCGAAACAGTTTCCTGCTCGAACTGTTCGCCGCGTGGTTCCTCGTCAACGGCGTATTCACGTTCGCCCTGGCGAAGGTCGCCGGGGCGCACTGGACGAGCGCGCTCGTCGGCGGTGCCGTCGCGTGGCTCACGAGCATCAACCCGCTGCTCGCGCCGGGGTGGTTCGCGGGGTACGTCGAACTGCGCTACACGGACGTGAACGTCGCCGACATCGCCACGCTCAACGAGATCCTGAGCGACGAGGAGAGCCCCGTCCGCGACCTCCTCGCCCGGATGCGCGAGGTGCCGCTGTTCCGCCTCATCCTCGTCGTCGCGCTGACGAACGTCGGCAGCTTCGTCGGCTCGATGGTCTTCCTGTGGGTGTTCGTCCCGGTCCTGTTCAGCGGGCAGGGGATCACCAGCGCGGGCGAGATCGTCGGGCTCCTGCTCGAGGGGGTCAGAAACAGCGTCGACCTGCTCCTCGGGGTGGCGGTCTGA
- a CDS encoding metalloprotease, with the protein MRFSTREVVDLGAAWVALGIAFTLFLDRGLAFSLVWGDLALSAVLDTLAVSMVTVGVGFLLHELAHKVVAVRFGQLAEFRADYGMLALAIGAALAGFLFAAPGAVYHGGRPITERQVGLIALAGPATNVVLAGVFAPLLAVAPLGTVGQLGVTINLILAGFNMLPFGPLDGRKVLGWSKVVFAVSFVICAGLAALSLAFVGTGF; encoded by the coding sequence ATGCGCTTCTCGACCCGCGAGGTGGTCGACCTCGGCGCGGCGTGGGTTGCCCTCGGGATCGCCTTCACCCTCTTTCTCGACCGGGGACTCGCGTTCTCGCTGGTGTGGGGCGACCTGGCGCTCTCGGCGGTGCTCGACACGCTCGCCGTCAGCATGGTCACCGTCGGCGTCGGCTTCCTCCTGCACGAACTCGCGCACAAGGTGGTCGCGGTGCGCTTCGGCCAGCTCGCGGAGTTCCGCGCCGACTACGGGATGCTCGCGCTCGCCATCGGCGCGGCCCTCGCCGGGTTCCTCTTCGCCGCGCCCGGCGCGGTCTACCACGGCGGGCGGCCCATCACCGAGCGACAGGTCGGCCTCATCGCGCTGGCCGGCCCGGCGACCAACGTCGTGCTGGCCGGCGTGTTCGCGCCGCTTCTGGCCGTCGCCCCGCTCGGGACGGTGGGACAGCTGGGCGTCACGATCAACCTCATCCTCGCCGGATTCAACATGCTCCCCTTCGGCCCGCTCGACGGTCGGAAGGTCCTCGGCTGGAGCAAGGTGGTGTTCGCCGTCTCGTTCGTGATCTGCGCGGGGCTGGCGGCGCTCTCGCTGGCGTTCGTCGGGACGGGGTTCTGA
- the purM gene encoding phosphoribosylformylglycinamidine cyclo-ligase: MNEDGARDGGEDAERGANDEERMTYSGAGVDIADSEAATAALVGAVGEFEGDYAGLLDIGDRYLALATDGVGTKLLVAEALGDFTTIGVDCIAMNVNDLVAAGVEPVAFVDYLAVDAPDDDVAEQVGRGLAAGAAEAGIALVGGETAVMPDVIRGLDLAGTCAGLAPKDAIFPGEAEVGDALVGFPASGVHSNGLTLARKAATRNHEYTDPFPLDESRTVGEVLLEPTRIYADLLAPLRERDARAAAHVTGGGWTNLLRMGARRYVVDDPFDPNPVFEFVRREGNVADEEMYRTFNMGTGFVAACAPADAEAVVEATDDGRVVGRVEAAGGQAGSEAGTVEIRGLTLS; this comes from the coding sequence ATGAACGAGGACGGCGCTCGCGACGGCGGTGAGGACGCCGAACGGGGGGCGAACGACGAGGAGCGGATGACCTACTCGGGGGCGGGCGTGGACATCGCGGACAGCGAGGCGGCGACGGCGGCGCTCGTCGGCGCAGTCGGCGAGTTCGAGGGCGACTACGCGGGCCTCCTCGACATCGGCGACCGCTACCTCGCGCTCGCCACGGACGGCGTCGGGACGAAGCTGCTCGTCGCCGAGGCGCTTGGCGACTTCACCACCATCGGCGTCGACTGCATCGCGATGAACGTCAACGACCTCGTCGCGGCGGGCGTCGAGCCCGTGGCGTTCGTGGACTACCTCGCGGTCGACGCGCCGGACGACGACGTGGCCGAGCAGGTGGGTCGGGGGCTCGCGGCGGGCGCGGCCGAGGCGGGTATCGCGCTCGTCGGCGGCGAGACGGCCGTGATGCCCGACGTGATCAGGGGACTCGACCTCGCGGGGACCTGCGCCGGCCTCGCGCCGAAGGACGCGATCTTCCCGGGCGAGGCCGAGGTCGGCGACGCGCTCGTGGGGTTCCCGGCGAGCGGCGTCCACTCGAACGGCCTCACGCTGGCGCGGAAGGCCGCCACGAGGAACCACGAGTACACCGACCCGTTCCCGCTCGACGAGTCCCGCACGGTGGGGGAGGTCCTGCTCGAACCGACGCGCATCTACGCCGACCTGCTCGCGCCGCTGCGCGAGCGCGACGCGCGCGCCGCCGCCCACGTCACCGGCGGCGGCTGGACGAACCTCCTGCGGATGGGCGCGCGCCGCTACGTCGTGGACGACCCCTTCGATCCGAACCCGGTCTTCGAGTTCGTCCGACGCGAGGGGAACGTGGCCGACGAGGAGATGTACCGGACGTTCAACATGGGCACCGGCTTCGTGGCGGCGTGCGCGCCGGCCGACGCCGAGGCGGTCGTCGAAGCGACGGACGACGGTCGCGTCGTCGGTCGCGTCGAGGCGGCGGGCGGGCAGGCGGGAAGCGAGGCGGGGACGGTCGAGATTCGAGGGCTGACGCTGTCGTAG